In the Clupea harengus chromosome 16, Ch_v2.0.2, whole genome shotgun sequence genome, one interval contains:
- the LOC105904110 gene encoding ubiquitin carboxyl-terminal hydrolase 15 isoform X5 — protein sequence MEQTTRHNMQEVVEQGMFVKHCKVEVYLTELKLCEDSDVENIVTRRFSKADTIDSIEKEMRKLFSIPEEKETRLWNKYMSNTFEPLNKPDSTIQDAGLYQGQVENTVLVIEQKNEDGSWPRGSSTPKSSGASNLSALPKISPSSLTNNHNSSFNSRNVKNSSYSLSSYPPYNSYEHSDQGRHTEKAGLCGLSNLGNTCFMNSATQCLSNIPPLTEYFLKDKYKEELNEDNPLGMKGEIAKAFADLAKQLWSGKFSYVTPRAFKTQVGRFAPQFSGYQQQDSHELLAFLLDGLHEDLNRIRKKPYIQLKDADGRTDKVVAEEAWENHIKRNDSIIVDIFHGLFKSTLVCPVCAKVSVTFDPFCYLTLPLPLKKERTLEVYLVRLDPHAKPTQYKLTVPKVGYISDLCTSLSTLSAVPAEKMIVTDIYNHRFHRIFATNENLSSIMERDDIYVFEVAVNRMEDTDHVVIPVHLREKYKQSGYNHTSTPLFGQPFLITVPRALSEDKLYNMLLQRLCRYVRSPLESEESEETPPPKQHTLNGNATNATNGVQEEGSPNEMETDEQDDESSQDQELPSENDNSQSEDSAAGDNELENGTGQGNSTKAPPPPPPTPAGHTKRLFTFQFNNMGKTDFSFIKEESRQIRFDEGHLRLSDRSYLSLDWEPEMKKKHFDETITEDFDKHESMEYKPQKKAFFKLNDCIELFTTKEKLGAEDPWYCPSCKQHQQATKKLDLWSLPPVLVVHLKRFSYSRYMRDKLDSLVDFPIKDLDMSEFLINPNAGPWRYDLIAVSNHYGGMGGGHYTAYSKNKDDDKWYYFDDSSVSPATEDQIVSKAAYVLFYQRQDTLKGTGYFALDREDHEDQRSASAQGGAAQSEEEEEEEEEEEEEEEDLNDNDNENENEEEEEEEPEPNHDVTMNTN from the exons ATGGAGCAAACTACGAGACACAACATGCAGGAG GTGGTTGAGCAAGGAATGTTCGTGAAGCACTGCAAAGTGGAGGTCTACCTCACTGAACTGAAGCTATGCGAAGACAGTGATGTAGAGAATATTGTCACCAGGCGTTTCAGCAAAGCTGATACGATAG ACTCCATTGAGAAGGAGATGCGTAAACTCTTCAGCATCCCTGAGGAGAAGGAGACCAGGTTGTGGAACAAGTACATGAGCAACACATTTGAGCCACTAAACAAACCGGACAGCACCATCCAAGACGCTGGCCTCTACCAAGGCCAGGTAGAGAATACT GTTCTGGTAATAGAGCAGAAAAATGAGGATGGATCATGGCCTCGAGGTTCCTCTACACCCAA GTCATCTGGTGCTTCCAATCTCTCTGCTTTACCAAAGATCTCCCCTTCATCTCTCACAAACAATCATAACAGCAGCTTCAACAGTCGGAA TGTGAAGAACTCCAGCTACAGCCTTTCATCCTACCCGCCCTATAACAGCTACGAGCACTCAGACCAGGGGCGGCACACTGAGAAGGCTGGACTGTGTGGACTCTCCAACCTGGGCAACACCTGCTTCATGAACTCTGCCACACAG TGCTTAAGCAATATCCCTCCGCTCACTGAGTACTTCCTGAAAGACAAGTACAAGGAGGAGCTGAACGAGGATAATCCACTGGGTATGAAAGGGGAGATCGCCAAAGCCTTCGCGGACCTCGCCAAGCAACTCTGGTCGGGGAAGTTCAGCTATGTAACGCCAAGAGCATTCAAG ACGCAGGTGGGCCGCTTCGCCCCACAGTTCTCAGGCTACCAGCAGCAGGACTCCCACGAGCTCCTAGCCTTTCTCCTGGACGGACTCCACGAAGATCTGAACCGCATTCGGAAAAAACCCTACATCCAGCTCAAGGATGCAGACGGGAGGACAGACAAG GTGGTTGCTGAGGAGGCCTGGGAGAACCACATCAAGAGGAACGACTCCATCATTGTAGACATTTTCCATGGCCTCTTCAAATCTACTTTGGTCTGTCCGGTGTGTGCCAAGGTctctgtgacctttgaccccttcTGCTACCTGACGCTCCCCTTGCCCTTGAAGAAGGAGCGCACGCTGGAGGTCTACCTGGTGCGACTGGACCCCCACGCCAAACCCACTCAG TATAAACTGACTGTACCCAAAGTTGGGTACATCTCAGACCTCTGCACCTCTCTATCTACCTTATCTGCTGTACCTGCTGAAAAG ATGATCGTCACAGACATCTACAACCACCGTTTTCACCGAATCTTTGCCACCAACGAAAACCTGAGCAGCATCATGGAGCGTGATGACATCTACGT CTTTGAAGTGGCCGTAAATCGAATGGAGGACACTGACCACGTGGTGATCCCAGTGCACCTGCGGGAGAAGTACAAGCAGTCGGGCTACAACCACACGAGCACGCCTCTCTTCGGCCAGCCCTTCCTCATCACTGTGCCCCGCGCGCTGAGCGAGGACAAGCTCTACAACATGCTGCTCCAACGCCTCTG TCGTTACGTACGCTCTCCCCTTGAGTCGGAAGAGTCGGAAGAGACGCCCCCACCTAAGCAACACACTCTTAATGGCAACGCCACCAACGCCACCAACGGGGTCCAGGAGGAGGGCTCACCAA ATGAAATGGAGACGGACGAGCAGGACGATGAGTCCAGTCAGGACCAGGAGCTGCCCTCGGAGAACGACAACAGCCAGTCAGAGGATTCGGCGGCAGGGGACAATGAGCTAGAGAATGGCACTGGTCAGGGGAACTCCACCAAAGCCcccccgccaccgccgccgACACCGGCAGGACACACAAAACGACTCTTTACATTCCAGTTCAATAACATGGGCAAGACGGACTTCAGCTTCATCAAGGAGGAATCCAGGCAGATCCGATTCGATGAAGGACACCTACGACTCAGTG ATCGATCTTATCTCTCCCTGGACTGGGAGCCAGAGATGAAGAAGAAACACTTTGATGAGACCATCACAGAG GACTTCGACAAACATGAGAGCATGGAGTACAAACCTCAGAAGAAGGCTTTCTTCAAACTCAACGACTGCATTGAACTTTTCACTACCAAAGAGAAGCTGGGAGCAGAGGACCCTTG GTATTGTCCTAGCTGCAAGCAACACCAGCAGGCCACCAAGAAACTGGACCTGTGGTCGCTGCCGCCGGTACTGGTGGTCCACCTGAAGCGCTTCTCCTACAGCCGGTACATGAGGGATAAACTGGACTCACTGGTTGACTTCCCCATCAA AGATCTGGACATGTCAGAGTTCCTCATCAACCCCAATGCTGGACCGTGGCGCTATGACCTCATTGCTGTGTCCAACCATTATGGGGGGATGGGTGGAGGCCACT ACACTGCTTACTCCAAAAACAAGGATGATGACAAATGGTACTACTTTGATGACAGCAGCGTGTCTCCTGCCACTGAAGATCAGATTGTA TCCAAGGCCGCGTATGTGCTATTCTATCAGCGGCAGGATACCCTAAAGGGGACCGGCTACTTTGCTTTGGACCGAGAAGACCACGAGGACCAGCGCAGCGCCTCAGCACAGGGTGGCGCCGCCCAgagcgaagaggaggaggaagaggaggaggaggaggaagaggaggaggaagacctgaatgacaatgacaatgagaatgagaatgaggaagaggaggaggaggagccagaaCCCAACCATGATGTCACCATGAATACCAACTAA
- the LOC105904110 gene encoding ubiquitin carboxyl-terminal hydrolase 15 isoform X4, with product MAEGGAADLDTQRAEVAALLKTQLRKGDTWYLVDSHWFKQWKKYVGYDSWDKYQMGDQNVYPGPVDNSGLLKDGDVLAIKEHLIDELDYILVPTDGWNKLVSWYALTDAQEPISRKVVEQGMFVKHCKVEVYLTELKLCEDSDVENIVTRRFSKADTIDSIEKEMRKLFSIPEEKETRLWNKYMSNTFEPLNKPDSTIQDAGLYQGQVLVIEQKNEDGSWPRGSSTPNVKNSSYSLSSYPPYNSYEHSDQGRHTEKAGLCGLSNLGNTCFMNSATQCLSNIPPLTEYFLKDKYKEELNEDNPLGMKGEIAKAFADLAKQLWSGKFSYVTPRAFKTQVGRFAPQFSGYQQQDSHELLAFLLDGLHEDLNRIRKKPYIQLKDADGRTDKVVAEEAWENHIKRNDSIIVDIFHGLFKSTLVCPVCAKVSVTFDPFCYLTLPLPLKKERTLEVYLVRLDPHAKPTQYKLTVPKVGYISDLCTSLSTLSAVPAEKMIVTDIYNHRFHRIFATNENLSSIMERDDIYVFEVAVNRMEDTDHVVIPVHLREKYKQSGYNHTSTPLFGQPFLITVPRALSEDKLYNMLLQRLCRYVRSPLESEESEETPPPKQHTLNGNATNATNGVQEEGSPNEMETDEQDDESSQDQELPSENDNSQSEDSAAGDNELENGTGQGNSTKAPPPPPPTPAGHTKRLFTFQFNNMGKTDFSFIKEESRQIRFDEGHLRLSDRSYLSLDWEPEMKKKHFDETITEDFDKHESMEYKPQKKAFFKLNDCIELFTTKEKLGAEDPWYCPSCKQHQQATKKLDLWSLPPVLVVHLKRFSYSRYMRDKLDSLVDFPIKDLDMSEFLINPNAGPWRYDLIAVSNHYGGMGGGHYTAYSKNKDDDKWYYFDDSSVSPATEDQIVSKAAYVLFYQRQDTLKGTGYFALDREDHEDQRSASAQGGAAQSEEEEEEEEEEEEEEEDLNDNDNENENEEEEEEEPEPNHDVTMNTN from the exons ATGGCGGAGGGAGGAGCGGCTGATCTGGATACTCAGAGAGCAGAGGTCGCAGCGCTGCTGAAAACTCAGCTAAGGAAGGGAGATACTTG GTACTTGGTAGACAGTCACTGGTTCAAACAGTGGAAGAAATATGTGGGCTATGACAGCTGGGACAAGTACCAGATGGGAGATCAAAATGTCTACCCAGGCCCAGTGGACAACTCAGGACTCCTTAAAG ATGGTGATGTGCTGGCCATCAAGGAGCACCTTATTGATGAGCTGGACTACATCTTGGTGCCCACCGACGGTTGGAATAAGCTAGTAAGCTGGTATGCGTTAACTGATGCCCAGGAGCCAATATCTCGAAAG GTGGTTGAGCAAGGAATGTTCGTGAAGCACTGCAAAGTGGAGGTCTACCTCACTGAACTGAAGCTATGCGAAGACAGTGATGTAGAGAATATTGTCACCAGGCGTTTCAGCAAAGCTGATACGATAG ACTCCATTGAGAAGGAGATGCGTAAACTCTTCAGCATCCCTGAGGAGAAGGAGACCAGGTTGTGGAACAAGTACATGAGCAACACATTTGAGCCACTAAACAAACCGGACAGCACCATCCAAGACGCTGGCCTCTACCAAGGCCAG GTTCTGGTAATAGAGCAGAAAAATGAGGATGGATCATGGCCTCGAGGTTCCTCTACACCCAA TGTGAAGAACTCCAGCTACAGCCTTTCATCCTACCCGCCCTATAACAGCTACGAGCACTCAGACCAGGGGCGGCACACTGAGAAGGCTGGACTGTGTGGACTCTCCAACCTGGGCAACACCTGCTTCATGAACTCTGCCACACAG TGCTTAAGCAATATCCCTCCGCTCACTGAGTACTTCCTGAAAGACAAGTACAAGGAGGAGCTGAACGAGGATAATCCACTGGGTATGAAAGGGGAGATCGCCAAAGCCTTCGCGGACCTCGCCAAGCAACTCTGGTCGGGGAAGTTCAGCTATGTAACGCCAAGAGCATTCAAG ACGCAGGTGGGCCGCTTCGCCCCACAGTTCTCAGGCTACCAGCAGCAGGACTCCCACGAGCTCCTAGCCTTTCTCCTGGACGGACTCCACGAAGATCTGAACCGCATTCGGAAAAAACCCTACATCCAGCTCAAGGATGCAGACGGGAGGACAGACAAG GTGGTTGCTGAGGAGGCCTGGGAGAACCACATCAAGAGGAACGACTCCATCATTGTAGACATTTTCCATGGCCTCTTCAAATCTACTTTGGTCTGTCCGGTGTGTGCCAAGGTctctgtgacctttgaccccttcTGCTACCTGACGCTCCCCTTGCCCTTGAAGAAGGAGCGCACGCTGGAGGTCTACCTGGTGCGACTGGACCCCCACGCCAAACCCACTCAG TATAAACTGACTGTACCCAAAGTTGGGTACATCTCAGACCTCTGCACCTCTCTATCTACCTTATCTGCTGTACCTGCTGAAAAG ATGATCGTCACAGACATCTACAACCACCGTTTTCACCGAATCTTTGCCACCAACGAAAACCTGAGCAGCATCATGGAGCGTGATGACATCTACGT CTTTGAAGTGGCCGTAAATCGAATGGAGGACACTGACCACGTGGTGATCCCAGTGCACCTGCGGGAGAAGTACAAGCAGTCGGGCTACAACCACACGAGCACGCCTCTCTTCGGCCAGCCCTTCCTCATCACTGTGCCCCGCGCGCTGAGCGAGGACAAGCTCTACAACATGCTGCTCCAACGCCTCTG TCGTTACGTACGCTCTCCCCTTGAGTCGGAAGAGTCGGAAGAGACGCCCCCACCTAAGCAACACACTCTTAATGGCAACGCCACCAACGCCACCAACGGGGTCCAGGAGGAGGGCTCACCAA ATGAAATGGAGACGGACGAGCAGGACGATGAGTCCAGTCAGGACCAGGAGCTGCCCTCGGAGAACGACAACAGCCAGTCAGAGGATTCGGCGGCAGGGGACAATGAGCTAGAGAATGGCACTGGTCAGGGGAACTCCACCAAAGCCcccccgccaccgccgccgACACCGGCAGGACACACAAAACGACTCTTTACATTCCAGTTCAATAACATGGGCAAGACGGACTTCAGCTTCATCAAGGAGGAATCCAGGCAGATCCGATTCGATGAAGGACACCTACGACTCAGTG ATCGATCTTATCTCTCCCTGGACTGGGAGCCAGAGATGAAGAAGAAACACTTTGATGAGACCATCACAGAG GACTTCGACAAACATGAGAGCATGGAGTACAAACCTCAGAAGAAGGCTTTCTTCAAACTCAACGACTGCATTGAACTTTTCACTACCAAAGAGAAGCTGGGAGCAGAGGACCCTTG GTATTGTCCTAGCTGCAAGCAACACCAGCAGGCCACCAAGAAACTGGACCTGTGGTCGCTGCCGCCGGTACTGGTGGTCCACCTGAAGCGCTTCTCCTACAGCCGGTACATGAGGGATAAACTGGACTCACTGGTTGACTTCCCCATCAA AGATCTGGACATGTCAGAGTTCCTCATCAACCCCAATGCTGGACCGTGGCGCTATGACCTCATTGCTGTGTCCAACCATTATGGGGGGATGGGTGGAGGCCACT ACACTGCTTACTCCAAAAACAAGGATGATGACAAATGGTACTACTTTGATGACAGCAGCGTGTCTCCTGCCACTGAAGATCAGATTGTA TCCAAGGCCGCGTATGTGCTATTCTATCAGCGGCAGGATACCCTAAAGGGGACCGGCTACTTTGCTTTGGACCGAGAAGACCACGAGGACCAGCGCAGCGCCTCAGCACAGGGTGGCGCCGCCCAgagcgaagaggaggaggaagaggaggaggaggaggaagaggaggaggaagacctgaatgacaatgacaatgagaatgagaatgaggaagaggaggaggaggagccagaaCCCAACCATGATGTCACCATGAATACCAACTAA